Genomic DNA from Dermacentor variabilis isolate Ectoservices chromosome 6, ASM5094787v1, whole genome shotgun sequence:
tgtatcgtCGTCACTGTGTCGTCATCATGATCATGGCCGATCCTGGTGAGAGAGTGCCACACCAAAGTGGGCTTATCGCGGATACATTGTATTTAGCATATAGCGGAAGCAATAGAAATCTCAGAGTGACCACAACATATACTAAATAAGGGTGTCTTCAGCTTGATTacttgaatgctaatctcattaaCATtcacagtcattgtgagatgggctCTACCGGAATTAATCTCTTTAGCGATATAATTGTACATAGCCTTATTGCTACACGAGGTCAGCAACTTTTGTTGTGTTATGACATCGCGATAGCGTCCATGACGTTAAGTCCCGCATTTCGAGACTAAGTTTGGTGTCAAATTAAAATACATACGTGCTAAGTGTGATCACCTTACATGCGACAAGCATGTGGAAGTTTCTACAACTTCAAGGATCTCTGTCAGCACTCCTTTAACCCCCAATTCCTGTACTCAGTGGCTCATTGAAGCACCTTATAACTCAGGGTAGCCAGCCAGTCTGAgagctggctaacctccctgtctttccatcTAGTACTGCTTCTATAACGCAGAAAGGACAAGAAATATAGGTCCAATTTGCTTGATAACAATCGAGCAAGCCGGGTGAACAACActaaaaaaatttttgttttccCTTGCTGTAATGTACACGCGGAGCGATCGCTAGCATCTCTGTGAGCGAGCAACGGAGGAAATAGAGCAACAAAGGAGAATGCTAGATACAAACTACAGGTTGATGCTTGTTAGTGCATCTTTggcgataaaaaaaagaaaacagtgcgcACACGAAAACGAGGACACAGGCAAAGGTGGCACCACAACACCTTATAAGTTTTCTCTGACCTCTCTTCCCGTTTTCGTGTGAGCGCAGTTATCCTTCTTCTAAATACAAATTTCAGAGGTTTATTTACGACTGTGTATGCTCGAAAAACtaatgaaggagaagaaagtGGAGGTAGAGTGCTAGTTTCAATCAATGTGATGGTTTCATCAGGTATATTGTGCCTGCAACTGAACGAGTGGCGCCGTATGGAATACGGTCTTCGAGTTatcaattcatgtttttttttttctaacgcagTGTCGGCGACCCAGTACGACTTTGCTATCTGTCGGCTACAGCCAAATATAGCCATCGCGAAGGAGCTTCAGCAGCCAGTGCACGGATTAATCAGCCTGTGGCAACAGGTAAcgtagagaagaaaaaaatgtgccttCGCTCTTGATGTATCTTAAGTACGATACAGTTGAAGCttgggtaaagggaataaaaagagaaagaagaataagaagaaaaaagaaacagaaaaattcacacagtaacgcgatgctacacgctacaacattcaaagacggtcgcacaagtcgcatgtccttaaaaatttcagcaaagcccttgaggccttgagtgccgaagcccgtctggaccattgtcctagaactttttcttctttgaaggggcgattgtccagcttTTTGAACGCGGttacgagcacttttcttggcacattgtaacgaggacagtcacaaaggaggtgctctatcgtctcctcgcagccgcaggtgtcgcaagtagggctgtcggccattccaatgccgAAGGAATAtgcgttcgtgaatgccacgccgagccacagtcggcacagaagtgttgcttccgctcgtggcaaccctggtggaagacgtaGTTGCAGACTTGAATACAATCTGTGGAGACCccgacttattttttttttaaagaagaaagtAACAGCAATGGGGTTGTCATTCAGCTTTCAACAGCTAACGAGCGTGGTCGCATTTTTAACAAGTGGTTACGTTGTACGTTGATAAAATTTGGTTATATCAAATGTATGAAATGAAAGCGCATGACCAGTTCAAGCATAATCAGCAAGGGTACCTGTATTCATCAATGCCTCATCGAAGACGTGTCACTTTATCGAAACGTTATCTTCAGGCTGAGGGTCCTCTTGTTGGGTCATTGTTCATCACTTCAAGTTCTGTCTTCCTGACAATATGTCTTGCATCGCAAGTATAATGTTTCCCATATTTTATGATGAATGAACTCTGGTACGGGTGGACGAAAAGGAGTAGGCTTCGCTTATACTTGCCCCCCAGTCTGTGGGCGGTAGACTGCACAATTTCGAAATTAATTTCTTAAGAAGTCGCAATTTTAAGAAATGGAATACAGAACTATAAAaccaacaatgaaaaagaaatacttgCCGTGGGCATGTAGCGACGAAGATGGGTCTTCGTATTTTCATCTATAAATAATATTTTCCAAATCATCTATAAGGTTAGAAGTCATTTTATGGTGAAGAACTCAACATTTTTGTTGCAACCGGTGCACGAATATTATCTTCTTGTTTTCAGTACATTCATGCACAGACAACGTCATAATTAATTACCTTCCCTTTCATCTACAAttaataaacaacaacaaaaatatgcagaaactccactggagttgtcgaagtatgcgtaagcataccctCCCAATTTCAGTTGGCTCagccccaaatttaagttgggccACTCCTGAATTTCAAATCTGCCCACTCCCAGCTTTCATGGCTCATCCCtaaatttcaacttggcccacaaCAAAATTCAGATTAGCCcatctccaaatttcaagttggctaaACTCCAAATTTCACTTGGCCCACCCCCGTATTTCAAGTTGACCAACCTCCAAATTTAAGTTTGCCCACGCCCAagtttcaagttgacccacccccaaatttaagttggctcacccccaaatttaagttggccaacCCCAAAATTTCAATTAGCCAACTTACAATTAAAGTTCAAGTTGTCCCGCCCCCAAATTTACGTTGACTCACCCCCGAATTTCAATTTGGCCCAGCCCCAAATTTCAGCTGGGCCACACCTACTATAGGCTTCTCCGTGCATTTTTCTATGGATCCCTATGTAtccctaacccgccgtggttgctcagtggctatggtgttgggctgctgagcacgaggtcgcgggatcgaatcccggccacggcggccgcatttcgatgggggcgaaatgcgaaaacacccgtgtgcttagatttaggtgcacgttaaagaaccccaggtggtcaaaatttccggagtcctccactacggcgtgcctcataatcagaaagtggttttggcacgtaaaaccccaaatattattatgtatCCCTATGGGAATTCTCTCTgatcaattttctttttatttggttTCGATTGTTCCATATCGCCTGTAAAGCTTCCAATCATCTGCATTTACACAAACATAACGTTTAAAGGACTTCGCAAATTACGCACTTTtctggacggatggacggatggacggatgtatggatggatggctCATCCCtaaatttcaacttggcccacaaCAAAATTCAGATTAGCCcatctccaaatttcaagttggctcaacTCGAAATTTCACTTGGCCCACCCCCGTATTTCaatttggatggatggatggatggatggatggatggatggatggatggatggatggatggatggatggatggatggatggatggacggatggacggatggatggatggatggatggatggaagaacTTTGTTGCGGCCCTATAGGGCGCGCGTGAGTGCGCAGCCTGGGCctctcccacgtcgggacaggaAATTTTTGTGTAGATACAAGACATTACACTTCTCGCGTATCgggctggggtactcgccaaagaatgcttacgcactaAAAGAAGCCAACTGCAACGCGGCGTGTCAATACTGCAGTATGTCTCCCCGTCTGTACAATCACCAGTCCAATCAAACCGCACTTCGAATGTTCCGCGCAGAAAGGTGGCCGCGATCTCAACGTGCACGTCCACGTGATGGGGCTCAGAGTGAACGACAGTGCCCGCGATCACCGTGCCTTCATGCATGGCATGCATGTGCATGAGCTGGGAAACCTGAGCGACAGCTGTCAGTCAACCGGGCCTCACTTCAATCCTACAAACACCACGCATGGAGATCGCAGATCGagctcaaggtaggtgccgctgagctctacgctaaaaaaaaaaaaaaatgttcaggcGTGAACTCTCAGGAGCTCAACGCTCAACATTTTTCTCTTTGATCGCAGGCACGTTGGGGATTTCGGGAACATTGCCTGTGACAAGCATGGCGAGAGCAACGTCGTCTTCACTGACACATTAGCATCGCTCACTGGCCCTCACTCCATTGTGGGTCGTTCGATCAACGTAAGGGCTCCTGCTTTCCtccttgtcttttttttgttCAAAGTGTCACAATATTCTTCTACTCGGTGCGCATATTTTTGCGCCAGCGAAACACTATGCATTTgggaaagaaataatagaacgccGACCCGAGGGGATGCCTTGTTCACCAAGCTGGACTCCATGTAGAAACCGAAACGTCTTTTAAACCCTTTACCACAGCACTTTGGTCGGCATGCTTCAGTTTCGCTTAATAGAAATCTGCTTCCCGTCGGGACGAGATGTCGTCTAACTATCAATTTTCTAAAGTACGCGCTTGAATAAATTAGACGTTGGAAGAACAGGCAAGCAGATGTTagccactcactcactcactcactcactcactcactcactcactcactcactcactcactcactcactcactcactcactcactcactcactcactcactcactcactcactcactcactcactcgctcgctcgctcgctcactcactcactcactcactcactcactcactcactcactcactcactcactcactcactcactcccactctataaataaataaataaataaataaataaataaataaataaataaataaataaatctcgtTTCGCGCAGATTCACGCTCGCATGGACGATCTCGGAAGGAACCCGGACAACCCCGCCAGCGTGTCGTCCGGAGATGCTGGACCCCGGATCGCCTGTTGTGTGGTCGAGAAAGTGGACAAGCTGCCGCAGCTGAGCAGCAAGACCGCTCGGCGAATCTTGCGCGACATCATGCAGCCGTTCAGCGACTTCGAGAGCGAGTGAAAAGTGCCCGCTTGAACTGTGCGGTGATGGGCACGCGGGAGCGAGCGTCGAGTGCCCAAGAGGCTGATTTGTTGCCTCACTTGTTTTATATTACCTCATTTTGACTGCATGCAAATATCTTGCAATGCATCCTTCACTTATTCTATGAGCGACGCAAAAAGTGACACTGCGTTTTCCGCGAATGGCCGGTGTAACAAAGCCGTTACGCATCGTGTCACGTTTACCCTGATCGCCTTAGTTGCGCAAAGCGCTCAAAAAGCGAAGGAAGCGTCGACGACACGAGGTCGTCATGTCGTTTGTCCTCTCATAAATATTACGGGTGGCGAAGGTCAGGCATCCTTGAAAATTGTGCGTTGGTTTGAGAAACCTACCATTGAAACGACCAAGGAAGAAGAGCTGATAGTCTAGGTAAGGTTTTATGCGAGGCTGAGGCTTTTAATTTGTGCAACCTGCTAACTATTCGCTGTATCAGTtacttttttttgttgctttgaaGCAGTCTAAACATCACGTCAGGCCCACCAAAATTGTGAGCTACAGTACGTGCATCCTCTTCCAGTAATTTCTGCTagcgaagaagaagatgatggGGACGAACATTATGCATTTTCTACATATTAGCCACGCTTAATTGTCTCAAAGGTGACGTTGTGTTGTTTAACAAATACCGCATCTCTTGCTCGTGTCTTGGTAGCATACGACGCGATTATATTGGTACATTCTCTCGTTTAACAAGGAAAGGTGCCCATATATACTGTGCAAGATCAGCGCTTAATTGTCAGTGGTTTTCAAATATCGGGTTGTATGCTTACCAACAAAACCGGTAGAAATAATTTTATCTAAGCGCAAACGAAATCAAATAGGTCTGTTTTGATACGAACTACCGTTATAAAGTCATTTTTCCCCCTTTATATTTGGCGTGTGCCTAGTTCTCAACGTAATGCCGTATCCGTATGCAAGTAATAAATATATTTCTGTGCTCTGCAACATTCGTTCGTCGGTATTTTCGGTCCTGCATCAAGAAGTTGCCAGTAATTCATTCTGGTCGCATTCTTCGACAGCTGCCATATCCGTGTTCTGGTGTACAGTGCTCAAATACTGAAACTTGATGCTCGAAACGCATGGCAGCGGACACTTCTTGCACCTCTGGTGAACACTGGATGAGTGCTCGAGGCCCAGATGCACTCACAAAGCGTCGCCAAGGCTCTCGCTTTCATCGTACACCACAGTGCACCGCACCGACCTCCCCAGAACACACAGTAGGCGTAAAAAGCACAGGCAGGCACGTGCTACGAGTCTCGAACTTGAATCTCTGTGACTTATGTATTCGAAGCCTCAGAAATAAAGTGCGgttccctcttctttttttttttttgcgatgtgcGTTTTTGAGCCAACTGGGATACACTGCTCCACTTTGACATTCGAATCGTAGTGTGTCACGCTTGTTGACCACTCCTCGAACCTGAGTGGCGAGAGCAATGGTTTGTTTTTAGAGCACTCGTCGAAGTAGGCGAGTCGCATCCGGCGAGAGATACGCGAGTTCGCGTTTCTCCCTCTGAATTGTTTGCGTGTTGTGAGCGAAAACGTGGCGCTAGACGGGACTGAGACGCCTACTCTTCATTCGCGTTTCTGTTCTCTGCACCTTCACTTCAACGCTATCACGGAGTCTcgcgtgaaaaagaaagagagaaacaccATATACGGCGTAGAAAAGTTTCTGCAGTTGCCTCTCACGCCAGCTCGAGTCATTCGGGGGTTCTCGAGTTTCAGACCTTATCTGGGCTGCCTCCGCTGACTTGACCCGGAAAACATTCGGTCTGGCAAGAGCCCCGTGCAGTTTATTCACGAGGAGAATAAATAATAAAGGCGCCTGAAGAGGTTTTCTGCCCGTTTCCCGCgcattattatcttttttttctcgctcttcaCCCGTTTCCCGCAGAAACGAAGCACGTAGACATTGCTTCAGGATAAAAAAAATACGCAGGTAGCACACTTTCTCAGCGTCTAGATATTCCTGAATAATATAGCCGCTGGTGGACGGAACCGCGGTCGAAAAAAACAACTCGAGAGTTTTGTCGACACAGTGAAAGACTAGGAACTCTCTTTCTATCTTCCTGTGGAGATATGCCGTACGTTACATGGCGAACGCGACCAACAACACGCGCCGCCAGCGTCAGCTAACTTGGTATCTTCGAAGCACGTGTTGAACACCGTTGTAGACTGAAGTAGACACTGCCTACGCTAAAACGTGCTCGCTCGCATAAACTTCGCTGCATCAACGGAGTCAACGTATTGCTATAAGTTTCGGTAGAGCTCTTGAAGCTGCCGTTTTTCCCTGaagtgttttcttcttctttatagtCAATACTATAAGCATCGTGGCAGGAGCGACACGTGCTCGACATTAGTGAGTAAGCAACTTCGAAAAACGCCTTCTGGCAgcgatatcatgcttgaaaagctttcCGCGGCGTTCTTCTATTTGTGGCTGCGCAGTTACGCAGGTAACTGTTTTCGTGGCGACCACATTTCGAGAAAATTTGTTAGGAGGATATGCACATAAACCTCACggcgacattttttttaaaggcaAGGCGAAGTGCTACATCTTGCTATGAAATATttgacgacggcgacgacgacgactccaagaacaacaacaaacaagcaaagaaagaaagaaagaaagaaagaaaggaagaaagaaagaaggaaagaaagaaagaaagaaagaaagaaagaaagaaagaaagaaagaaagaaagaaagaaagaaagaaatgtgactAAAACTAACCACAATATATTATGGCGTTGTGAAAACACATGAATGCACTcctaaaagaaagaataaataaaagaaatagctTGACAGACGTAACTGCCCTCTCGGGTAATTTACTTCTACTTGCCAAACTAGCCCGAATGCACACCATACTGATGTTCCTAGACGTCGCTGTTTGATTACAGAGAGAAACACAGAGATTTTGATAATAGGAAAGGAGAAGTGGTTCGAGGCACTAGGTCAGAGCGCCCATGTGGCCTACCGCTTCACACTAGCGTAAGGGAGACGGTGACGGCACGCAAGCGGTGAGATAAGGTGCGACGTGACGATACATTAACACAATGATCCATGTACACCGAGCCCAACGTGCAATGCCCTGTAAGTGCAATTGTTCAACGCCTTCTCGCACGACCAAATGCACTCACATACACCGCACACGATCTGCGTCTTCGTGTTAACATACGCATAGTGCACTTACGGGATACCTGAGCAAGGCTTGTTTGCCCAAATCCATTTGATACAGGAGCTCTAGTAGTGCCTTATCGTACGTCGGCCACGCTCGATGGCTGTCAACGCGCTAAAAATATTCTTATATGATAATAGGCGGGAGCTTAGTATCGCCGTTTAACGAGCACTGCGTTCAGCGATATTGCTTCTGGGACGTAGCAGAGGCAGCGGTAGGGGCTCCGCTTACGTCAGTCTCTTGAAAGCATCGGTGGTTGTCCGCGACTACCTTGCTACGACCTACCCCTTTGCCTAATCTTGACTAATCACTCTCGTCGTTCAGTTACTGCTCTGCAACACCAGTTAATTAGGAAAGAGGCGGGATAGGCTTGATATACCTTCAATCTGTGCGTCTGTCGCTAGTTCCAGTGAAAGTGTTGCCGTATCTAGGCGTACTTCTTGCCACCCACGAAATGCAGGCCCAAGACGAAAGTGGCATTTCGTGCACTTGATAATCAGCACTTTATCATGCA
This window encodes:
- the LOC142586327 gene encoding uncharacterized protein LOC142586327, with amino-acid sequence PGFTSLLRGTAAGDDSEDEGGESSVDRHTKEKKSGRVQSNALESRLHGERYDSDEVTGNDQEGSQQSHNHSHRHHQHHGKRPSLHHDSEAVHHDPRHREHNRLLQREDAKELKLSATQYDFAICRLQPNIAIAKELQQPVHGLISLWQQKGGRDLNVHVHVMGLRVNDSARDHRAFMHGMHVHELGNLSDSCQSTGPHFNPTNTTHGDRRSSSRHVGDFGNIACDKHGESNVVFTDTLASLTGPHSIVGRSINIHARMDDLGRNPDNPASVSSGDAGPRIACCVVEKVDKLPQLSSKTARRILRDIMQPFSDFESE